CTTGGGAATATGAAAGAACGAAAAAAATGACAGTAAATAATTCTTTAccattttcttattctttaacTATGTAGATTATTATGGTAAGTGCATCTGCAAATAAATTATCGAGATTGAAAGAACAAGCCGAAGAGTACGCAGCTCTAATCATGGAAGAGTTAGACCCAGAAAGGCTTGGCTACATCGAGGTAAGATTCAATTTCAGTCTAAACATAGATTATTTATATAACTAGTGATTGCTTCTTCACCAACCACATCACATAGAATGAAAAATGGTTGCAACTAAAATTATCATATTGGACTTTAGTTGCCACacctattattttaaaaaaaataagtagtTAGAGGACAAATGACTGATTACATCCTCTTAACATTGCGATTATCGTGTTGTTCAACTATACACGTTGAATTAAATACCATGTGTTACACATGTATAAACAGGGTATATTACGGTCAAAACAGTATCTTTGTCAAAACTTCAAACCATGTACAttttatacacatataatgtacCACCCCATATGTAATAAAGTATCACCCCCATATAATGTACATTATTACATATGAGAGTGGTATATTATATgtgcataaaataaaatgtacatGGTTTGACGTTTTGACAATACTTAGCGTTCTGACCTGAATACATCCTTGTATAAACATATACAAATATCCAATCTCTGAAATTTTTGTAGAGCGGAGCCTTGTTTGGTTGCAAGTCAAAATAGAGAAGCTGGGTGTGTCAGGGCAATTAGGGAAAAatgatgataaaataattaaaaagatactatagtataatttaaattaaagtatGATTACATCTAAGGACCAAGAGTGGTTGAAAATATTAGTATGAATTTCCCCTTAATTATCTTGTTACGGTATATAGTATGAATTGTCTACGTTGATAGCTCAACGACCCTACCTTTCGCTTAATGGCTGAGAGTAAtgtatttaacttttttttctgATAATTATCTCTAGTTTTAATTCTTGTCTCTCTTAATTAAGTGGGTGGGTTTTGTCGAAAACGAGAGAAAAAAAGTTTGCTGCTTATAGATTATACAGGTGTAGGGCATAATAGCAAGTGGGCTAACAGTTGTACAGTAAAATATTAATCCATGATTGTCATAGCACTCTTTAAGACAAGGAAAaattagtaggagtactatacttagtttttgttttaggaaattaagattaaaaaaaagttacttcTTATAAGTCATTTCGCAGTAGTATAATGCAAGAATAGTTATGATAAAAAGGGTAATCAAGGAGTAGCTTTCTTGCCAACTGTTTCTTTAAACAACTAATCAATTACCTAATTCCAATTAGATGATAAGGCGGAGttaatgaagaaaattttaaaaaatgtgcaaCTGGAAATTATAGTTCCGTATTACGTAATGATTCTTGAAAAGTTAGCCGATGCCCGTATTAGTTAGTAATAGCATCAATTTTATTGTTGATTTTATTGtggagatagatagatagatagatagatctTATGAGGAGTAGTATTTAGAAATACCACATTCTACCTATTTAAACACAAGTCCAAATTAGCATATTTGTTGTCTTTATCTTTTTGAGGAAATTATAATTCTATATATTTGCGTCCATTCAAGAATTCTTGCAACGGGACAAAAGAGATTGTTCAAACGAATAATATTGCATAACGTACATTTAACAAAGAGAGCATATATAATAGAAATGACATACCAATATAGACCAAAAAGAAACAAAGAATATTGTGTAATTGCTATTGCCCTTTTTCTATCATGCGACCTAGTAGACGACAAGCATACTTTTTGGTTTGCCCATGTGAACATTCTATTTTCCGGACCAGTAAAGCGTGTTTTCAGCACTAAAAAATATAGACATCAATCACATATTCTCATACATGGTCTAAACATTATTGCATTTTAAACATAATTTGGTGACACGTTTATGCAGCTCTGGCAGCTGGAAACACTACTGCTACAGAAGGACACATACCTCAACTACAGCCAAGCTCTAAGTTACACAAGCCAAGCCCTGAGCCAAAACCTCCACGGCCTGAGATATCGCGGCCGGATTAAGAGATTAAGCACTAAATTAGTTTACTTTTTGCAAGAATATTGGAGGAGAATTTGGGTGCTAACTCTATGGATTATGATAATGATTGGACTCTTCACGTGGAAGTTCTATGCATACAAAGAAAAGAAGGCATTCATGATCATGGGTTATTGCCTCCTCACGGCTAAGGGCGCTGCTGAGACTTTGAAATTCAACATGGCGCTCATATTATTGCCTGTCTGTAGGAACACCATTACTTGGCTGAGGTCCTCTAAAATGGGCCATTTTGTGCCCTTTGATGACAATATCAACTTTCATAAGGTATGCATCCACtcatttgttttagttttacACATTGGGTGGGGTCCCAGCATTTGAGAAAATACTTCATTTATACTATTTAGAGGAAGGAAATGTGTCCCAACCAACAACCATGGTGTCATAAGCATCACCACGCTTGTTATATTTTACTTGTTTTATACGTCTATACATGGCCCCATCGCCATGGACTTGTGAACAAGTCAGCAGTGATCATttcaataaaaacaaatatCTCTACTTCTATTTTTCCACCCGAATTTACCAAGTCAACTGAGAATCTGCAGGGAAGTTTGACATTTGTTGTGGCTTTTTAAAGCGATTCATATACTGTAGCttatgattattttttcaaaGAGAAACAAAGTATGCAAAACATGGTAGATAATATTATTCTTTCTGCATCAAGCTTTACTAGTTAGCTTTCCAAGTAAACTGTTCATGATATTCCCACCTATGCAACAAATGTTTATAGGTTAAACAATATCAGCTAGTTTTCCCTTGCATGATGCTTCCATTGTTTTAGTTTATTGTAAGCAAAACTGCTATTATTTGAATATGATAGATCACTTCGCAATGTTATGAGGTAATCCTCATGAGAAACAAAAGAAATGAGCAGTTTAATTTTATTAGCAATGTTGCTTTTATAAGCTAAAAAGCAGGGGAGGAGAATGTTTCACATGAATATTGATTTGTTCAAACTTGAGAACTGGATCACGCTTCATATCTTAAACCGTATGCAATGATACTGGCTTTCAACATTTTATGAATTCATCAAGTCTATTGCAGTCATATAAAGTACTACTATGATAGAGATCTGAGTGTTGCTTTTATAAAACACATGCAGACCATTGCTGCATCCATTGTAGTTGGTATCATACTCCATGCTGGAAACCACCTTGCTTGCGACTTTCCAAGGCTTATACATGAGTCCGATGACACATACAATGAGTATATGGCTCATGATTTTGGTGGCCACAAGCCACAGTACATGGACCTTATTAAAGGGATTGAGGGTGTGACAGGGATTCTCATGGTGATCCTTATGATAATTGCTTTTACATTGGCAACACGGTGGTTCAGGCGGAGTCTTATTAAGCTGCCTAAGCCATTTGACAGGCTCACAGGCTATAACGCTTTCTGGTATTCACACCACCTGTTTGCCATCGTCTACATCCTGCTCATCATCCATGGCACATTTCTTTACCTTGTTCACGACTGGTACAAAATGACGGTATGCATACATTAGCTAGATTTTAAAGCTTCATGATACTTGAACTCCAAAGGAGGTTAATGCAATTCAAGTTCTTAACATTTCAGACATGGATGTATCTTGCTGTCCCTGTACTCCTCTATGCTGGAGAAAGGACCCTTAGATACTTCCGGTCAGGCTTCTTCAGCGTCCGGATTTTGAAGGTGAGTATTATTTGCGTAAGTTCAACCTGCATTGACTCAAGAAGCTAATTATTTATCTCAATTTTCCCCTATCTTTCCAGGTAGCCATTTATCCAGGAAATGTACTGACGTTGCAAATGTCAAAACCTCCACAGTTTCGATATAAGAGTGGGCAGTACATGTTTGTTCAGTGTCCAGCAGTTTCTCCATTTGAATGGTAAAATTCAGTAACCTGTATCATATTTTGGTAGTGTCAAATTAGCTGCTGAAGCTATTGCTTGCATATTCACAACTAGGCATCCATTTTCGATTACCTCCGCACCTGATGACGATTATCTAAGCATTCACATAAGGCAGTTGGGTGACTGGACACAAGAACTTAAGAGGGTATTCGCTGAGGCATGTGAACCTCCTCTTTCTGGGAAGAGTGGGCTACTCAGAGCAGACGAAAGCACTAAGAAAAGGTGTGTTGCTCTTCCCAAAAAATAAGTAGTCATGGTTTATGAACTTGTAGAGATGTATTCCTCCCAAGAAAATTTGAAGTCCTCTCTGCATCCAGTTTGCCAAAGCTCCTAATAGATGGACCTTACGGAGCTCCAGCACAAGATTACAGAAAGTACGACGTGCTCTTACTTGTTGGCCTTGGCATCGGAGCAACGCCCTTCATCAGCATCCTTAAAGATTTACTCAACAATATCATCAAAATGGAGGAGCTGGCTGTAAGCACCACTTCTCACTATGGAAggccttttttttttttttttttttaattttcaggaTGAATATCTTTTGGTTTTTTGTATTTCAGGATTCGATATCAGATTTCAGCAGGTATTCGGAGCAGAGCACGGGCTCTATGGACTCGTCGGTGAACAAGATTTCTCCCAAACGGAAGAAACCAGTAAGGACAAGTAATGCCTACTTTTATTGGGTCACAAGAGAGCAAGGGTCATTCGATTGGTTCAAAGGCGTGATGAACGAAGTCGCTGAGCTTGACCAAAGGGTAATTAATGGGACATCTCCCCAAGTCATCTAAAACATGGGCTTATAATGATATGATTTTTCAGGGGGTGATCGAGATGCACAACTATCTAACAAGTGTATACGAAGAAGGCGATGCTCGTTCAGCTCTCATCACTATGGTTCAAGCACTCAACCATGCCAAAAATGGGGTGGACATTGTATCTGGGACAAGGGTGAGAACACATTTTGCAAGGCCTAATTGGAAGAAAGTTGTTTCTAAGATCGGAACCAAGCATGCCAATGCAAGAATAGGTAAGTCAGTATGTTAATTGTGCATGGTATTAGAGATGATGGCATAGCAATGTGATTGTGAATTGAACACTTATGAGCAGGAGTTTTCTACTGCGGAGCACCGGTGTTAGCTAAGGAGCTTAGCAACCTCTGCTATGACTATAATCAGAAGGGTTCGACGAAATTCGAGTTCCACAAGGAGCATTTCTAATTTCTAAAGGAATTAAGAGGACCGACCAAATATCcaagtagtactagtatattacgTGACATATCCTCTCCATTTCACAGAGCTTCAACGTaataatattttgtatagttcTTGATAGGATAGGATAGGATAGGATAGGATAATATATTAGAATTAATGATAATGTATACCTACAAGTAATTgagtatttataaattatttttattagtaaGTAGAGTTTCATAACCAAACCAAAAAATTGGTGCTGGTTGCCAACTCTGCAAAGTTCTTTGATTCTTTTAAGATTCAAAGATCATGTACAAAATTAAAGTGATATTTACATGTAAATTCTTATATTTTGGCCTAATTCTTTAGGGTAGGATTATTAATCTCAAATATATGTTTGACAAATACTAGATTAACTATAAAGTGGTTGTATTATATAATGTGCAAATTTTAATGTCGCAATCATAACAATTGAATTATTTCAGTAGTAGCCAGTAGGGGGTCCTCTAGCTAATATATTTCACATTTTCTATAAAgatattatatagtagtactaaaattaaaatatcacATTTGCAGAAGAAATAAATTACCAATTATAATAACCaggatttgttttatttttttaggaaatGTTTATTTCAGTTTGGAGTGTTTTAAAAGACATTAATTAGTTAAAATAGGAGGGTGTGTTTATTATTGCAATTGTGTACAAAGTCACATGCCTgtattaaattttagataaaaGACGTTATCCCGAACAAATTAAGTAATTTTCATTCATTTACATAAATAGCATCAGGAAACCTTATTTCAACTCAACCAATTCATAATATTAATATAGGGTCGCTTTAAGGTGATACTATGATACGATCCATATATCTTagtatttagttatcttttgattcattatatctttccatatattgttttcttgatcaataagttagggtagtaattctagtattatatataagatagattgttatcattttatgcgatcaatgaaatacaatattatttgaGCCCTAAAGAGTCTCACGGTTCTCTCACTTCTgacgccgctgcccgacgggaagccccgcgcacagccgcccagattTATCTGACCTTGATCTTGAGCTGCCCGACAGAAAGGTTTCCGCGCGCAGCCAAATCTTGCCTCCGCCGATCCTACGATTGGACGGAGAGGTTATCGATCGCCGAGTATCCTCGTCGATCATTAAAAGCTCCttatcaactggtgctttcattgagagcttaaataatattgtatttcattgattgcataaaatgataacaatcctatatataatactagaattactaccctaacttattgaccaagaaaacaatatatggaaagatatagtgaatcaaaagataactaaatactAAGCTATAGAGATCGTATCatactaatttacagtaataactagtactctctccgttgtacaagaatatgcactctttcctttttaatccgtcccaaaagaatatgcattttccattttgaggtgtgactcattcttccctaacaatactttaattactttttctctctctacatctctcttactttaccaattttacattaaaactcgtgccgaacccaaagtgcatatttttttgggacagagggagcaATAACTAATAACCAATTCATAATATATAGTAATATTGTTTTATATCAATCTTATAAGACATAAATTTGTGAAGCGGGTTTTTGTCTTTTGAATCGTAGTTTGGTAGTAACTGTTAAGGAGTATATATTGGATTGTTCAAAATTAAGTTATTTGAGATAGAATTGGATTAAGATTGAATAAGTTTGTTACAGTAGAAGACCAAAACTCATAAGGTCCGAGTAATCCCACCAAATGATACTCATCACTCATCAGTTTTTTTGAACCTAACAACACTTAAATGTAATACTATGTCGAAATAGAGGGCCCAAGTTTACATCATAGACTACAACACACAAGTTTCATCGGGTTAATACTATGATCTTAAATGGTCGTATTATGACTTTTTtagataaataatttaattttataaaataaaattcaaatttttttattttaaattattgaccaataaaacaattaaatactATTATCTAAACatcaatttatatatatactcacTAAAAAGTCGTTGGGCATCGTTTATTGACTCTGATTCAGTATTTCTTTAATTCATGGATTATTGCATAAATACACAATTCATTCAAGTGcacttagagcacccgcaacgctgtgccgttgcggtgcctatgccgttccggaggaacggttccgcggcggcacgcgttgcagccgccgtgtcgtcgccattccgtgcctaTGCCGTGCCGGGTGTCGTTGCCGCGGCACGCGGCACGACAcattccgccacgcgccgaggcgatgTGGCGGGCTCTCAGcgcacgcgtgacgcccactcgctgccccgcgagtgggtttcgtcacggtgacgcaataattcatttttttaaaattcgaatttaataaaaaaaaaatttttgcaACTGTAttgtgaccgtttttttatccattttgtattttttttttattttttttaaaatttatttactctataaatactcctatttcatattcatttcactcataaacacacatctattcctctcaaatcctttctatttccaccccaattttcatctcaaatcaactctgtttttcttctctcaaatttaatcaaactaatggatccttttgaacaaatgcgtcaaatatcgGAACAATCACTtcaagaagatcgacgacgggaggcggaagaagccgcgccgccccaacgacgctcccgtacgtacatccatcgtaaccgggaggaagccgccgcaaggttagtacgcgactacttctgcgaggACACGCGAAgaacacgcgactctagcgcccacacccaactccaacaggatctaattgagcacatttgggcaaactttggcggatgaaattattaaaattgtgtacttttattttttttaggattttaagtgtgtgctttttatttttttaagtttaagttgtaactttgttttaatgttgtgtgttttttaataaagtgtgtttgttttttattaaagtgtgttttttaattgaattgcgttggaaataaaaaaaatgaaattgaatgaatagtaatttaaggaacggttaaggaacggagggttgcaggttccgttccttagttaaggaatggagtaaaaaagtacagtgagacccgcaaatagtagtttaaggaacggtttaggagcggtataggaacagcgttgtggatggccttattgTCATTGACATTGTAAAAACAATTATTTTAGAATAGataaatactctctccatccttgaaaaatagtcttattttacAATTTAGGGATGTTCACAAAAATTAGTCcaatttctaaaaatgaaaagtttctatGCATTTcatactttttcttctctcatactttatccactttttctctctatcacAGTTACTTTGTCTACTTTTTCTcctcctctttcttactttactaatttctcattaaaacctGTGTTGTCCacaaatgagattattttttatggatagagggagaagtactccctccatccctgaaaagtatgaactatttctttATTAATCTGTCCCTGAAAActatgaattttctaattttggtaTAGTTAAACAAGACATtacccctacacatcattttatatACACTACACTACTAAAGATGTGAAGCCCACTTTTCACTAACATTATCTTTTATCTtgatctcttttactttaccaattatacattaaaattcgtgttaaACTAAATGTTCATAGTTTTCAACACATGATTTTATGTCGTATTACTTGtgagttaataaaaaaaaagagtaaagtaagagagaataaaaaataaaaataaaattatttctattttagaaaatattttatttttaatagaatACTTAAAAAAAAGGAGAACGTATTATTAGTAATTGGACATAAAtagtatataattttaatatgtaCACTCTTGGTGCGGCAAAAATTAATGGTCAAAAAGAGAAATTGGAGAATTAAATGGAATTGCTTTTGTAGTAGGAGACAAATTGAATTTCCATCACCCACAAATGTGGACTAGTTTTCAATTATGTGTTCTTACCATCGAAATCAACGTCACACACAGTCATTTTATTCGACTCCCAGTAACAATAAAGCAACTTCGAATAATGACTATCATCATATAATGCCAAATCTAAAATTTGGTGACAAATATTACTGAAAAGAGACATtacaacaaaattaaaatgtcaaaaaagataaagagaaaaggGGAAATCTGTAGGCTTTTCAATGCTTTTTGGTTAGAAGAGAAATCCCTAGTGCTGAAAAGAAACAAGTGTTGTTCAATCCAAGCTATACTCATAATATTCTTATAATTCAAGTGGTATATTGTTGTGAGACATTCTATTATTGTCAAAATCACCCTAAAATTACTTTTATTCACAATCACcctaaaatttcatttattcacATCTCTATCAAACATAACTTTATTGCCTAATTCTCTTcctttgataaaaaaaaatatgactacATTTACATAGTAATTCAAAAAGCTATAAACTTTACTACTGTTGTTCAAGTCCTTGTCTCCCCTTTTCCCCACCCCTCAATCCATACTTCACCTCCCACCTTTCACTTTTTCTTCACCACACATATCTACCATATCTTCTGAGTAGTAATAAAGATAATTTGTCATGAAAGTTGATCAAATTTTGGATCATTGTATAGCTGTAAAAATCAGCTAGAACTAGAAGAGTAAAAATTTATTCATAGTAGAATaatagtaacatttttttaaGTGAACAAAGCACAAGtaataaggccatccacaatagaaatagtccagcaatagcccagccatagcctagccactgccacatcatcagcactaaaaatcctcctgccacatcatcaaaacaagcaaatagcccagcaatagcccagccatagcctagccacatattatccacatcactattaacaaatatatacaaaatgcaataattaacaataacgcaatatacgaaatttaatttacgagacatatacgggaaaattcactaatattaataaaatttaaaaagtacataattaaaaaaaagtacataattaaaaaaaattacattaattaaatttacaaatgaaaatttaaaataacattacaacttaaagttaaaaaataaaaaaagacataattaaaatcttaaaaaaataaaaatgacataatttaaaatacaattttatagaaaatccttgaatgagattgtcccacatcgaaagtggaacataaaacattcaaggatatctctctataaaagagaaacatccttaaatgagtttgtcccacatcgaaagtggaacataaaacattcaaggatatctctctataaaagagaaacatccttgaatgagattgtcccacatcgaaagtggagcataaaacattcaaggatatctctttataaaagagaaacatccttgaatgagattgtcccacatcgaaagtggagcataaaacattcaaggatatctctttataaaagagaaacatccttgaatgagtttgtcccacatcgaaagtggaacataaaaattcaaggatatctctctataaaagagaaacatccttgaatgagattgtcccacatcga
This portion of the Salvia splendens isolate huo1 chromosome 10, SspV2, whole genome shotgun sequence genome encodes:
- the LOC121750106 gene encoding respiratory burst oxidase homolog protein A-like produces the protein MRGNGRYERRWGSDTIPAGNIASGGSSPATEYSADSAASASEFVEVTLDLQDDDTIILRSVEPATVISIDGNDVISGIETPAPSSSASRSPTMRRSGSNKLLQFSQELKAEALAKAKQLSHELRRFSWSHGHASRIISGAGGGNGGLDSALAARAMRRQRAQLDRTRSGAHKALQGLKFISNSRNNRVEAWNEVQINFEKLAKDGYLHRADFSQCIGMRDSKEFGLELFDALSRRRRLKVDKIGRDELYEFWSQITDQSFDSRLQIFFDMVDKNEDGRITEEEVKEIIMVSASANKLSRLKEQAEEYAALIMEELDPERLGYIELWQLETLLLQKDTYLNYSQALSYTSQALSQNLHGLRYRGRIKRLSTKLVYFLQEYWRRIWVLTLWIMIMIGLFTWKFYAYKEKKAFMIMGYCLLTAKGAAETLKFNMALILLPVCRNTITWLRSSKMGHFVPFDDNINFHKTIAASIVVGIILHAGNHLACDFPRLIHESDDTYNEYMAHDFGGHKPQYMDLIKGIEGVTGILMVILMIIAFTLATRWFRRSLIKLPKPFDRLTGYNAFWYSHHLFAIVYILLIIHGTFLYLVHDWYKMTTWMYLAVPVLLYAGERTLRYFRSGFFSVRILKVAIYPGNVLTLQMSKPPQFRYKSGQYMFVQCPAVSPFEWHPFSITSAPDDDYLSIHIRQLGDWTQELKRVFAEACEPPLSGKSGLLRADESTKKSLPKLLIDGPYGAPAQDYRKYDVLLLVGLGIGATPFISILKDLLNNIIKMEELADSISDFSRYSEQSTGSMDSSVNKISPKRKKPVRTSNAYFYWVTREQGSFDWFKGVMNEVAELDQRGVIEMHNYLTSVYEEGDARSALITMVQALNHAKNGVDIVSGTRVRTHFARPNWKKVVSKIGTKHANARIGVFYCGAPVLAKELSNLCYDYNQKGSTKFEFHKEHF